The Pseudomonas sp. FP2309 genome has a window encoding:
- a CDS encoding amidohydrolase family protein: protein MAEYNRSIVQAPAAPAARTLIRGATVLSMDGDIGNLARGDILIEGSTITAIGENIEAGDAMVIEASGMIAMPGMVDTHRHSWEGQLRRINPNAETLEDYCNATHFSFAKYYRPADMYIGNLLTALGCIDAGITTVVDNSHNSRTGAHSDAAVEALLDAGIRSVHASGAPVSGEWDKAHWPGNLERLQGKYVKNVDNPLLSLAVMAQLEPELWAEARRLGLPIITEFFGGDMAAELEGLHREGLLRPDNIFNHCTALPDAGWKIIREAGVRVNVCPRSDAHYGIEDGMFAMQSAQRHGISPGLSVDNETSYSGDMFMEMRVAFYLQRVMGMHQQRCCGAEHHPVTLPAHGLLKAATLDGATCAGLQDKVGTLTPGKQADLILINAQDINLYPSGNAFGTVVHAAERSNVDTVMIGGRIVKRGGKVLGVDSERLRAAIDESREHLFAAAGYQPDIFAETFMPLESAK, encoded by the coding sequence ATGGCTGAATATAACCGCAGCATTGTGCAGGCCCCGGCCGCTCCGGCCGCCCGCACCCTTATCCGCGGCGCCACTGTGCTGAGCATGGACGGTGATATCGGCAATCTGGCGCGCGGCGATATCCTTATCGAAGGCAGCACCATCACGGCCATAGGTGAAAACATCGAGGCCGGCGACGCTATGGTTATCGAGGCATCCGGCATGATTGCCATGCCCGGCATGGTCGATACGCATCGTCACTCCTGGGAGGGCCAACTGCGTCGAATCAATCCGAATGCCGAAACCCTGGAAGACTACTGCAACGCAACGCACTTCTCGTTCGCCAAATACTATCGCCCGGCTGACATGTATATCGGCAATCTACTGACTGCATTGGGGTGCATCGATGCGGGCATCACGACCGTGGTCGATAACTCGCACAACAGCCGCACCGGCGCGCACTCCGACGCCGCGGTCGAGGCGCTGCTCGATGCTGGTATCCGGTCTGTACACGCCTCCGGTGCGCCAGTTTCTGGTGAGTGGGACAAAGCCCACTGGCCCGGCAACCTGGAGCGTCTCCAGGGGAAATACGTCAAGAACGTTGACAACCCGCTGCTCTCGCTGGCGGTAATGGCGCAGCTGGAGCCTGAGCTATGGGCTGAAGCCCGGCGCTTGGGGCTGCCGATCATTACCGAATTCTTCGGCGGGGACATGGCAGCTGAGTTGGAGGGTTTGCATCGCGAGGGTCTGCTGCGCCCCGACAACATCTTCAACCACTGCACAGCGCTGCCGGACGCCGGCTGGAAAATCATTCGCGAGGCTGGCGTGCGGGTCAACGTATGCCCGCGTTCAGATGCCCACTACGGCATTGAAGATGGAATGTTCGCCATGCAGTCGGCCCAGCGTCACGGCATCAGCCCGGGGCTGAGTGTCGATAACGAAACCTCCTACAGCGGTGACATGTTCATGGAGATGCGGGTGGCGTTCTACCTGCAACGCGTCATGGGCATGCACCAGCAGCGCTGCTGCGGCGCAGAGCATCATCCGGTGACCCTGCCGGCTCATGGCCTGCTCAAAGCCGCCACTCTTGACGGCGCCACCTGTGCAGGATTGCAGGACAAAGTCGGCACCCTGACCCCCGGCAAACAGGCCGACCTGATCCTTATCAATGCGCAGGACATCAACCTTTACCCGTCGGGTAACGCATTCGGCACCGTGGTACACGCGGCCGAACGCAGCAATGTCGACACGGTCATGATTGGCGGGCGCATCGTCAAGCGCGGCGGCAAGGTGCTGGGCGTGGACAGCGAAAGGCTGCGTGCAGCAATCGACGAATCCCGTGAGCATCTGTTTGCTGCCGCAGGCTACCAGCCGGATATTTTTGCCGAGACATTCATGCCGCTTGAGTCAGCCAAGTAA
- a CDS encoding LysR family transcriptional regulator → MDRIQAMQVFVRVAEAGSFIQAAQTLSLPASTVTSSVKNLEKYLQVRLLNRTTRRVSLTSEGAQYLAQCREILELIEHTETSLTDSVKRPQGRLRVDMPGGIAHFIVMPNLQDFYRRYPDIYLMIGVNDRQVDLVQEGVDCVIRTGELDDSTLVARPLGRFRWVTCASAAYLEENGTPQNPQDLSHHRAIHYFSGRARQAGEMRFARGTEKISVPVNGTAAVNETGLYIKMCLEGFGLVQLAENVVSEHLREGRLVEVLAGWQPASVPVHLLYPHQRFLSPAVSAFADWIAGLVREDDSADSS, encoded by the coding sequence ATGGACCGTATTCAAGCGATGCAGGTTTTCGTACGTGTGGCTGAAGCAGGAAGCTTTATCCAGGCGGCGCAGACGCTCTCTCTGCCGGCCTCGACAGTTACCAGCAGCGTCAAAAATCTTGAGAAGTACTTGCAGGTGCGCCTGCTGAACAGAACAACGCGTCGGGTCAGCCTGACCTCTGAGGGCGCACAATATCTGGCGCAATGCCGGGAAATATTGGAGCTGATCGAACACACAGAGACCAGCCTGACGGATTCCGTAAAACGGCCACAGGGGCGTTTGCGTGTCGATATGCCGGGTGGCATTGCACACTTCATCGTCATGCCAAACCTGCAAGACTTCTACAGGCGCTACCCGGATATCTACCTGATGATAGGCGTCAACGATCGGCAGGTTGATCTAGTTCAAGAGGGTGTCGATTGCGTTATTCGTACAGGCGAGCTCGATGACTCAACGCTCGTTGCGCGCCCACTCGGTCGGTTTCGGTGGGTAACCTGTGCGTCTGCCGCCTATCTCGAAGAGAACGGCACTCCGCAAAATCCGCAAGATTTGTCTCACCACCGGGCCATCCATTACTTCTCGGGCCGCGCAAGGCAAGCAGGTGAAATGCGCTTTGCCCGTGGTACCGAAAAAATCTCAGTCCCGGTGAACGGCACAGCGGCCGTCAACGAGACTGGGCTTTACATCAAAATGTGCCTTGAAGGCTTCGGGCTGGTGCAGCTCGCTGAGAATGTGGTCAGCGAGCATCTGCGAGAAGGGCGACTGGTCGAAGTGCTTGCTGGCTGGCAGCCCGCATCGGTTCCTGTGCACCTGCTATACCCGCATCAGCGCTTTTTATCGCCAGCTGTGAGCGCATTCGCTGACTGGATTGCTGGGCTTGTTCGCGAAGATGATTCAGCAGATTCAAGTTGA
- a CDS encoding MFS transporter yields MSDTKNKWHAIALVAGILLIAVNLRVPFTSIAPVLPLIQNDFGLSASALGLLTSLPLLAFAAFSPLSASVARRFGIERTLFAALLVISAGILLRSAGSAWALYGGTILIGTGIALGNVLLPGLIKRDFSTKMASMTGAYSITMGAAGAVGSAVIIPLTQSWGWPIALSLLVAAPLLALVVWLPQLKKHEHVNLSGPKQAPTVAVWRSPLAWQVTLFMGLNAMPFYVAVGWLPTILMDHGISPEQAGTVHGTLQLTTAIPGLILAATLRRLKDQKLAAATVSLLTASSLIGLIYAPDYAMLWAAVLGFGSGASMMLGLTFIGLRTKNAGDTAALSGMAQCVGYLMAAAGPLLLGQLHDWTGGWTAPLLITAAISVVGAFTGMLAGRNVQLESAESSSRTSPAIQSANALTAGDKKR; encoded by the coding sequence ATGTCAGATACAAAAAACAAGTGGCATGCCATCGCGCTCGTCGCAGGCATTCTGCTTATCGCCGTGAACCTGCGCGTTCCCTTTACCAGCATCGCGCCCGTTTTGCCGCTGATCCAGAATGATTTTGGCTTGAGCGCCTCAGCTCTAGGCCTGCTTACTTCACTGCCATTACTTGCCTTTGCAGCCTTCTCCCCGCTCAGCGCATCGGTCGCCCGCAGGTTCGGCATCGAGCGCACGCTTTTCGCTGCACTGTTGGTCATTTCAGCGGGCATCCTGCTCCGCTCCGCAGGCAGCGCGTGGGCGTTGTACGGCGGTACGATATTGATAGGCACTGGGATCGCCCTGGGCAACGTGCTGCTGCCCGGCCTGATCAAACGCGACTTCTCGACAAAAATGGCGTCCATGACCGGCGCTTATTCCATCACGATGGGTGCAGCGGGCGCTGTCGGTTCAGCCGTAATAATTCCGCTGACCCAATCATGGGGATGGCCGATTGCCCTGAGTTTGTTGGTCGCAGCCCCGTTGTTGGCGCTGGTGGTGTGGCTGCCGCAGTTGAAAAAACACGAACACGTAAATCTGTCAGGTCCGAAACAAGCGCCAACCGTGGCCGTCTGGCGTTCGCCGCTGGCATGGCAGGTCACACTGTTCATGGGGCTGAACGCGATGCCTTTTTATGTCGCCGTCGGCTGGCTGCCGACCATTCTGATGGACCATGGCATATCCCCGGAGCAAGCAGGCACGGTACACGGCACGCTTCAACTGACCACGGCCATTCCCGGCTTGATTCTGGCGGCCACGCTTCGCCGTCTCAAAGACCAGAAACTGGCAGCCGCTACCGTCAGCCTGTTAACCGCCTCATCCCTGATCGGGCTCATTTACGCGCCAGACTACGCCATGTTGTGGGCCGCGGTCTTGGGCTTCGGCTCTGGTGCCAGCATGATGCTCGGCCTGACCTTCATCGGCTTGCGCACAAAAAATGCCGGTGACACGGCGGCACTTTCAGGAATGGCGCAGTGCGTCGGCTACCTGATGGCAGCCGCAGGCCCATTGCTACTGGGCCAACTGCACGACTGGACCGGTGGCTGGACAGCACCGCTGCTGATCACAGCCGCAATCTCCGTAGTCGGCGCATTCACCGGCATGCTGGCCGGGCGCAACGTTCAACTTGAATCTGCTGAATCATCTTCGCGAACAAGCCCAGCAATCCAGTCAGCGAATGCGCTCACAGCTGGCGATAAAAAGCGCTGA
- a CDS encoding helix-turn-helix domain-containing protein, with translation MPSSKNVVSSPEDFDSDLFAQAAIALKVAPDLNDSGARPHDHRKGQLILSLHGAVSCEVQNALWFVPPQHAVWIPGGTPHSCRVTENARTCFLFVEPGAAAMPEECCTVAITPLVREMVLHLAEQEPAYHSEGKTARLVAVLLEQLSDAPLKELHLPISDHPKIKQIADALFSDPGDRTTLREWATRLATSERTLARLVESTTGLSFGRWRQQLHLMIALSHLAEGVSVQRVAGILGYDSVNAFITMFKKALGKPPTQYFSSLR, from the coding sequence ATGCCAAGCTCAAAAAATGTCGTTTCCTCGCCGGAAGATTTCGATTCAGACCTTTTCGCCCAGGCAGCGATTGCCCTCAAGGTTGCGCCTGACCTCAATGATTCGGGTGCCCGTCCGCATGATCATCGCAAAGGCCAGCTCATCCTGTCTTTGCATGGCGCAGTGAGCTGTGAGGTGCAAAATGCACTCTGGTTTGTCCCTCCCCAGCACGCCGTATGGATCCCGGGCGGCACGCCGCACAGTTGCCGAGTGACCGAAAACGCCCGGACCTGCTTTCTGTTCGTTGAGCCCGGTGCGGCAGCCATGCCTGAAGAATGCTGCACGGTTGCCATTACGCCCCTTGTTCGGGAGATGGTCCTGCATCTCGCTGAACAGGAACCTGCTTACCATTCCGAGGGCAAGACAGCTCGGCTGGTTGCAGTGCTGCTTGAGCAGCTTTCCGATGCCCCGCTGAAAGAGCTGCATTTGCCGATATCAGACCACCCCAAGATCAAACAAATCGCGGATGCGCTCTTCTCAGATCCAGGCGACCGAACCACGTTGCGCGAGTGGGCCACTCGGCTTGCAACCAGTGAACGAACGCTGGCCAGGCTTGTAGAAAGCACGACCGGGCTGAGCTTCGGACGCTGGCGTCAACAATTGCATTTGATGATCGCACTGAGTCATTTGGCGGAGGGGGTATCCGTGCAACGTGTGGCGGGCATCCTGGGATATGACTCTGTTAATGCATTCATCACGATGTTCAAGAAAGCACTGGGTAAACCGCCTACTCAGTATTTTTCCTCTCTGCGCTAG
- the tssB gene encoding type VI secretion system contractile sheath small subunit, translated as MASNSFQNEVPKARVNIKLDLHTGGAQRKVELPLKLMVLGDYSNGKEQRSLSERSKVSINKNNFDSVMAEFSPGVKFAVANTLAHDDSEASVELKFQRMKDFEPEQVVRQIPQLRALLAMRNLLRDLKSNLLDNATFRHELENIVKDDALSDELRAELAALAPSNDC; from the coding sequence ATGGCTTCGAATAGCTTTCAGAATGAAGTGCCTAAAGCACGTGTCAATATCAAGCTGGACCTGCACACCGGTGGCGCGCAAAGAAAAGTTGAACTGCCACTTAAGCTGATGGTGTTGGGTGACTACAGCAACGGCAAAGAACAACGCTCGCTGTCCGAGCGAAGCAAGGTCAGTATCAATAAAAACAATTTCGACAGTGTCATGGCTGAGTTCTCTCCTGGTGTGAAGTTTGCGGTGGCCAATACCCTGGCTCATGACGACTCAGAAGCCTCTGTCGAACTGAAGTTTCAACGCATGAAGGATTTCGAACCGGAGCAAGTCGTACGGCAGATCCCGCAGTTGCGAGCCTTGTTGGCCATGCGCAACCTGCTGCGCGATCTCAAGTCCAATTTGTTGGATAACGCCACCTTCCGCCACGAGCTGGAAAATATCGTGAAGGATGACGCATTGAGCGATGAGCTTCGCGCTGAGCTGGCTGCACTGGCGCCAAGCAACGATTGTTAA
- the tssC gene encoding type VI secretion system contractile sheath large subunit, translating into MSVESSNVQSRDAVVLSEESSGVYSSLFSKINLSPVSELGDIDMFQCTEALSEASADERVTAAVSVFLKVLKESSQKVERLDKTLLDEHIASLDVQISRQLDAVMHHPDFQRVESIWRGTKSLIDQTDFRQNVKIELLDVSKDHLVQDFDDAPEIAQSGLYAHTYTQEYDTPGGEPIAAAISNYEFDNQPQDITLLRNISKVAAAAHMPFIGSVGPAFFGKKTMEDVAAIKDIGNYLDRAEYIKWHSLAASDDARYLGLLTPRVLGRLPYGPDTAPVRSFNYGESVKGPDHEKYLWVSAAFSFAANMVKSFIANGWCVQIRGPQSGGAVTDLPIHLYDLGTGNQVKIPSEVMIPETREFEFANHGFIPLSYYKNRDYACFFSANSVQKPALYDTPDATANSRINARLPYVFLLSRIAHYLKVIQRENIGTTKDRRLLELELNKWIGGLVTEMTDPGDDLQASHPLRDAKVTVEDIEDNPGFFRIKLYAVPHFQVEGMDVNLSLVSQMPKAKA; encoded by the coding sequence ATGTCTGTTGAAAGCTCTAACGTGCAATCGCGCGACGCTGTTGTGTTGTCTGAAGAAAGTAGCGGTGTCTACAGTTCACTGTTCAGTAAGATCAATTTGAGCCCGGTTTCAGAACTGGGGGATATTGACATGTTTCAGTGTACGGAAGCATTGTCGGAGGCTTCTGCCGATGAGCGGGTCACCGCTGCAGTCAGTGTGTTCTTGAAGGTGCTCAAAGAATCGTCGCAGAAAGTTGAGCGTCTGGACAAGACGCTGTTGGATGAGCACATCGCATCCTTGGATGTTCAAATAAGCCGCCAACTGGATGCGGTGATGCATCATCCAGACTTTCAACGTGTTGAGTCTATCTGGCGTGGCACAAAGTCGCTGATTGATCAGACCGACTTTCGTCAGAACGTGAAAATTGAGTTGTTGGATGTCAGTAAAGATCACTTGGTGCAGGACTTTGACGATGCGCCGGAAATTGCCCAGAGCGGTCTCTACGCGCATACGTACACCCAGGAGTACGACACGCCGGGTGGTGAGCCCATTGCCGCCGCCATTTCCAACTACGAATTCGATAACCAGCCGCAGGACATCACTCTGTTGCGCAATATTTCCAAGGTGGCTGCCGCGGCGCATATGCCATTCATTGGTTCCGTCGGGCCGGCATTCTTCGGCAAGAAAACCATGGAGGACGTCGCGGCTATCAAGGACATTGGAAACTATCTGGATCGTGCCGAATACATCAAGTGGCACAGTTTGGCTGCGAGCGATGATGCGCGCTATCTCGGTCTGCTCACGCCAAGGGTGCTGGGCCGTTTGCCTTACGGGCCGGACACCGCTCCTGTGCGCAGTTTCAACTATGGCGAAAGTGTCAAAGGGCCTGACCACGAGAAGTACCTGTGGGTGAGCGCAGCCTTCTCCTTTGCTGCAAACATGGTCAAAAGCTTCATTGCCAATGGTTGGTGTGTGCAGATTCGTGGGCCTCAGTCCGGTGGTGCGGTCACGGATCTCCCGATTCACCTGTATGACTTGGGCACCGGCAATCAGGTGAAGATCCCTTCCGAGGTGATGATTCCGGAAACTCGCGAGTTCGAATTTGCCAACCACGGCTTCATTCCACTCTCGTATTACAAAAACCGTGACTACGCGTGCTTCTTTTCTGCCAACTCGGTCCAGAAACCGGCGTTGTACGACACCCCTGACGCCACCGCCAACAGCCGCATCAACGCCCGCTTGCCCTACGTCTTCCTGTTATCGCGCATCGCTCACTACTTAAAGGTGATCCAGCGCGAAAACATCGGCACCACCAAAGACCGTCGTTTGCTGGAGTTGGAACTCAATAAATGGATCGGCGGGCTGGTGACCGAAATGACTGATCCCGGCGATGACCTGCAGGCCTCACACCCGCTGCGGGATGCGAAGGTGACGGTGGAAGACATCGAGGACAACCCCGGATTCTTCCGTATCAAGTTGTACGCCGTGCCTCATTTCCAGGTCGAGGGTATGGACGTGAACCTGTCGTTGGTTTCGCAGATGCCCAAGGCCAAAGCCTGA
- the tssK gene encoding type VI secretion system baseplate subunit TssK — protein MKIDRPLWAAGALLCPQQFQQQARWEAWANEQLARLTLAHPWGVQVAGFDLEALRLGKLKATQLRARMPDGTWIDTEQVDRLPPALELAQLLGDDDHHALLHLALPLEQANGNNCLFEGGRVDRPMRYRQAWCEVQDIYADEVQTIGVMEHALSLRLHRDDNADYVTCPIARLVRDGQGAWSLDPAYVPPLLSFAAHAGLLNQLDNLLTQLSAKRQRLMGMRRESNQRMADFAVADVSLFWLLNALNTYQPVLSDLQAFPARHPEQVYQQLIKLAGSLLTFSLEHDVDKIPAYRHESLETVFPPLMHTISLLLEASLPSRVIALELDEQGANRWQVTLNDPRLREREGADFYLSVRCRLPAAQLQDQFPRLCKIGTPDEVNHLVNAALDGVPLHSLSHVPAAIPLRLENQYFALDLDHSKGQAVLDEGVCAFYVPSTLVDVKLELFAVLRS, from the coding sequence ATGAAAATCGATCGCCCTCTATGGGCTGCCGGGGCGCTGCTGTGCCCGCAGCAATTCCAGCAGCAGGCGCGCTGGGAGGCTTGGGCCAACGAGCAGCTCGCCCGTCTGACCCTGGCCCACCCCTGGGGTGTTCAGGTCGCAGGCTTTGACCTGGAGGCTTTGCGGCTGGGCAAACTCAAGGCGACCCAGTTGCGTGCGCGCATGCCCGATGGTACCTGGATCGACACTGAGCAAGTAGATCGCCTGCCTCCAGCCTTGGAGCTGGCGCAGCTGTTGGGTGATGACGATCACCACGCGTTGCTGCACTTGGCCTTGCCACTGGAGCAGGCCAATGGCAACAACTGCCTGTTTGAGGGCGGCAGAGTTGATCGCCCGATGCGCTATCGCCAGGCGTGGTGTGAGGTACAAGACATCTATGCGGATGAGGTTCAGACAATCGGTGTGATGGAGCACGCGCTGAGCCTGCGCCTGCATCGCGATGACAATGCTGATTACGTGACCTGCCCGATCGCGCGACTGGTGCGTGACGGGCAGGGCGCCTGGAGCCTCGACCCGGCCTATGTGCCGCCGTTGCTGAGCTTCGCTGCCCATGCCGGGTTGTTAAACCAGTTGGACAACCTGTTGACGCAGTTATCGGCCAAGCGGCAACGGCTGATGGGCATGCGCCGAGAAAGCAACCAACGCATGGCCGATTTTGCCGTGGCCGATGTGTCGCTGTTCTGGTTGCTCAATGCCTTGAATACCTATCAACCGGTATTGTCGGACCTTCAGGCGTTTCCCGCACGGCACCCCGAGCAGGTCTATCAGCAACTGATAAAGCTGGCCGGCAGCCTGCTGACGTTCTCATTGGAGCACGATGTCGACAAGATTCCAGCCTACCGGCACGAGTCTTTGGAGACTGTGTTCCCGCCTTTGATGCACACCATTTCCCTGTTGCTGGAAGCCAGCCTGCCGTCGCGGGTGATTGCTCTGGAGCTGGACGAGCAGGGCGCCAATCGCTGGCAGGTCACGCTGAACGACCCGCGCCTGCGCGAGCGTGAGGGGGCTGATTTTTATTTGTCGGTGCGTTGCCGATTGCCCGCCGCGCAGTTGCAGGACCAGTTCCCACGCCTGTGCAAGATCGGTACGCCTGACGAGGTCAATCACTTGGTCAACGCTGCACTCGACGGCGTTCCACTGCACTCTCTCAGCCATGTGCCGGCGGCGATTCCATTGCGCCTGGAGAACCAGTATTTCGCGTTGGACCTCGATCATTCCAAGGGGCAGGCGGTGCTGGACGAAGGGGTATGCGCTTTCTATGTGCCAAGCACTTTGGTCGACGTGAAGCTTGAACTGTTTGCGGTGCTGCGCTCATGA
- the tssL gene encoding type VI secretion system protein TssL, short form — translation MNLTASKERTAAAVDIDALLQDTYLLVVELRQGASVTRSQDLSQLCVEQVEHVRQQLKVSGLSQRSIDHISHAQCALLDETVLTCAEGDEHASWASGPLQTKFFNRHQAGEFLYEDMREVLREPAPDPHVLTAFQRVLMLGFRGRYRDLSDPEREQLLVALGARTTPLNVSQSLITQPGGGEVIAGLAWLRSPLIHMVAVGLLLTATWWGLDHLLSDAVASLLPDQG, via the coding sequence ATGAACCTGACTGCCTCCAAAGAACGCACAGCGGCGGCTGTGGATATTGATGCGCTGTTGCAGGACACCTACCTGCTGGTGGTCGAGTTGCGCCAGGGCGCCTCCGTGACGCGCAGCCAGGACCTGTCGCAACTGTGTGTCGAGCAGGTTGAGCACGTTCGGCAGCAGTTGAAAGTGTCGGGCCTGAGTCAGCGCAGCATCGACCACATCAGTCACGCTCAGTGCGCGTTACTTGATGAGACCGTACTCACTTGCGCCGAAGGTGACGAGCACGCCTCCTGGGCCAGCGGACCGCTGCAGACCAAGTTCTTCAATCGTCATCAGGCGGGTGAATTTCTGTATGAGGACATGCGCGAAGTCTTGCGCGAGCCCGCCCCGGATCCACATGTGCTGACGGCCTTTCAGCGGGTATTGATGTTGGGCTTTCGTGGACGCTACCGTGACCTGAGTGATCCTGAGCGCGAGCAGTTGTTGGTTGCTCTCGGTGCACGGACCACGCCGCTTAACGTCAGTCAAAGCTTGATAACGCAGCCGGGTGGCGGTGAGGTCATTGCAGGTTTGGCTTGGCTGCGATCACCGCTGATCCACATGGTGGCCGTGGGCTTATTGCTGACAGCCACCTGGTGGGGATTGGATCATCTGTTGAGCGACGCTGTTGCCTCGCTCTTGCCGGATCAGGGGTAA
- a CDS encoding OmpA family protein — MTLNLHRALCLWAGALTFALLVIIPLGLWVRALGVLITVACVAWAWVLLGRRVAQRRALVSSVDNRLLPAAAFRHPVVLVCGDGQDGLFGRVPAEQMALRVTEQGCYIRVPSLEQLLAFTDGILALRPSWGGQLSVMFTVNPGAHSDGAVLAGQVRAFSHQLSLVRKRGIALPLLLVSYLQTSQGENPWFTWVNDRTDVLVRDAGACVSLDQWQQHSADSSVQSARMHAGVQLNSLVAWLHAAVLPYLATRRSPGLATVCAVRLVPALPCAAQGNLWRQWLCSRVALTDRRSASKDAVLPFPDSLLNLLPLGPLRTPVQRASVAALWLFALAAAVALASSAWQNTLLVRQVSDDLRRYSAIPQPTQREQKEFLWREEAVTILRQDAQRLDAYYRHGAPPAFGLGLYRAERLRAPLLAVLAAHVEPAPAAAPVRIAKPVLLDSLSLFATGSAQLKPGSTKILIKALVDIKAQPGWLIVIAGHTDATGDPQNNLRLSHARAAAVHAWMQQMGGIPDSCFAVQGFGASQPITDNDTEAGRAANRRVDIRLVPEAGACALSTAGPDRQPPVASSDI, encoded by the coding sequence ATGACCTTGAACCTGCATCGAGCCCTTTGCCTGTGGGCGGGCGCTCTGACCTTCGCTTTGCTGGTCATCATTCCACTCGGCCTGTGGGTGCGAGCGTTGGGTGTGTTGATCACAGTGGCTTGTGTTGCGTGGGCCTGGGTACTGTTGGGGCGTCGTGTAGCCCAACGCCGTGCATTGGTTTCATCGGTTGATAACAGACTCCTGCCTGCGGCAGCCTTTCGCCATCCTGTCGTGCTGGTCTGCGGTGACGGCCAGGATGGCTTGTTCGGCAGGGTTCCGGCCGAACAAATGGCCTTGCGCGTAACCGAACAAGGTTGCTATATCCGTGTTCCAAGCCTGGAGCAACTGCTGGCCTTCACCGATGGGATCCTGGCGTTACGCCCAAGCTGGGGTGGGCAACTCAGTGTGATGTTCACCGTTAATCCCGGTGCGCACAGTGATGGTGCTGTACTCGCCGGTCAGGTGCGGGCCTTCAGTCACCAATTGTCTTTGGTACGTAAACGCGGCATTGCACTGCCGTTATTGCTGGTGAGCTACCTGCAAACCTCGCAGGGCGAGAATCCTTGGTTCACTTGGGTCAATGACCGGACTGACGTTCTTGTGCGGGATGCGGGTGCCTGTGTCAGCTTGGATCAGTGGCAGCAGCACAGCGCAGACTCCTCCGTACAGTCGGCGCGGATGCATGCCGGTGTACAACTGAACAGTCTCGTGGCCTGGTTGCACGCAGCGGTGCTGCCGTACCTTGCCACTCGGCGCTCCCCAGGGTTGGCGACGGTTTGTGCGGTCAGGCTCGTACCGGCTTTGCCCTGCGCCGCGCAGGGCAATCTGTGGCGGCAATGGTTGTGCAGTCGAGTGGCGCTGACTGACCGCCGATCAGCATCGAAGGATGCGGTTCTGCCTTTCCCGGATTCTCTACTCAACCTGCTCCCGCTCGGCCCGCTACGCACTCCTGTGCAGCGCGCAAGTGTCGCAGCCCTGTGGTTGTTTGCCCTTGCCGCTGCCGTGGCACTCGCAAGCTCGGCATGGCAGAACACCCTGCTGGTACGCCAAGTCAGTGATGATTTACGGCGTTATTCCGCCATTCCCCAGCCGACCCAGCGTGAGCAAAAAGAATTCCTCTGGCGTGAAGAGGCTGTGACCATTCTTCGTCAGGACGCCCAGCGTCTGGACGCGTACTACCGTCACGGCGCGCCCCCTGCATTCGGCTTGGGCCTGTATCGCGCAGAACGCCTTCGTGCGCCGTTGCTGGCGGTACTGGCCGCTCATGTTGAACCTGCGCCCGCTGCGGCCCCCGTGCGCATTGCCAAGCCGGTGCTGCTGGACAGTCTGTCGCTGTTCGCCACTGGCAGCGCCCAGCTCAAGCCGGGTTCGACAAAGATCCTGATCAAGGCGCTGGTCGACATCAAGGCGCAGCCAGGCTGGCTGATCGTGATCGCCGGGCATACCGATGCCACCGGTGATCCGCAGAACAACCTTCGCCTATCCCATGCCCGCGCCGCCGCCGTACATGCCTGGATGCAGCAGATGGGTGGCATTCCCGACAGCTGTTTTGCTGTGCAGGGCTTCGGCGCGAGCCAACCGATCACTGATAACGACACCGAGGCGGGGCGTGCAGCCAACCGCCGCGTTGATATCCGTCTGGTACCCGAGGCAGGTGCGTGCGCGCTCTCTACCGCCGGGCCGGACAGACAACCCCCTGTCGCATCCAGCGACATTTAA
- a CDS encoding Hcp family type VI secretion system effector has product MAIPVYLWLTDDGGANIKGSVDVQKREGSIEVVAQDHSLYIPTDNNTGKLTGTRVHTPFLFSKEIDASSPYLYKAVTTGQTLKSAEFKWYRIDDAGQEVEYFITKLENVKVVKVAPKMHDVKDPGKEKHNHLEQIELRYEKVTWTYKDGNIIHSDSWNERQSA; this is encoded by the coding sequence ATGGCAATTCCCGTTTACCTCTGGCTGACAGATGACGGCGGCGCAAACATCAAAGGTTCGGTGGATGTGCAGAAGCGCGAAGGCAGCATCGAAGTCGTTGCCCAGGACCACAGCCTGTATATCCCCACCGACAACAACACCGGCAAGTTGACCGGTACGCGGGTACACACCCCGTTTCTGTTCTCCAAGGAAATCGACGCGTCCAGCCCTTACCTTTACAAGGCCGTGACCACCGGCCAAACCCTCAAAAGTGCTGAGTTCAAGTGGTACCGCATCGACGACGCCGGGCAGGAAGTCGAGTACTTCATCACCAAGCTGGAAAACGTCAAGGTGGTGAAAGTCGCACCGAAAATGCACGACGTCAAAGACCCAGGCAAAGAGAAGCACAACCACCTCGAACAGATTGAGTTGCGCTACGAGAAGGTCACCTGGACCTACAAGGACGGCAACATCATCCACTCCGATTCCTGGAATGAACGTCAGAGCGCCTGA